In the Phaseolus vulgaris cultivar G19833 chromosome 7, P. vulgaris v2.0, whole genome shotgun sequence genome, one interval contains:
- the LOC137829174 gene encoding uncharacterized protein: protein MELKDLIVVPNIADRLRPPVKSDKVLGPRKDSWCEFHETFGHHINNCLALGHQLDELVKNGFLKDYLAGSATTTTLAVPEEDQAHEIPIHGEVHTISGGFSGGGPIASQRKRYVRAVNSVAEEGSDDQWESDLVFTRADLRDVPHDNDPVVISVVTAGRKVHRVLVDQGSSADVMFWSTFNKLQLSPDLLRPYTGCWYGFTGDQVEVRGYLELRKTFTDGTASRTESIRYLVVNVNSAYNILLGRPSLNRLRAVASTRHMKMKLPDLSGKVIMIKSDQEEAR, encoded by the coding sequence ATGGAGCTGAAGGATCTTattgttgtgcccaacatagctgacaggttgaggccacccgtgaagtctgacaaggtgctggggcctcgtaaagactcatggtgcgaattccacgagacGTTTGGGCATCATATCAACAACTGCTTGGCGCTGGGCCATCAGCtggatgagctcgtgaagaATGGATTTCTCAAGGATTATCTTGCTGGGTCTGCTACGACCACAACCCTAGCAGTGCCAGAGGAGGATCAAGCGCATGAAATTCCAATCCAtggagaagtgcacaccatTTCCGGTGGCTTTTCTGGAGGAGGGCCCATTGCCTCTCAACGCAAGAGGTATGTGAGGGCAGTGAATTCAGTTGCTGAGGAGGGTTCAGATGATCagtgggagtcagaccttgtgttcacaagggctgacctacgagatgtcccacatgacaatgaccccgtggtcatttcggttgtcacagcTGGGAGGAAGGTACACAGGGTTCTCGTTGACCAGGGCAGttctgcagatgtcatgttttggtcgacgttcaataagttgcagttgtcccctgacttGCTGAGGCCCTACACTGGATGCTGGTATGGGTTCACAGGGGACCAAGTTGAGGTGCGtggctacctggagttgaggaagACGTTTACTGATGGAACAGcgtcgcgtaccgaaagcatccggtatcTAGTCGTGAATGTcaattcagcctacaacatcttgttgggaagACCATCGCTGAATAGGCTAAGAGCAGTGGCCTCCAcccgccacatgaagatgaagcttccAGATCTTAGTGGCAAGGTAATCATGATCAAATCTGATCAGGAAGAGGCCCGGtaa
- the LOC137829173 gene encoding uncharacterized protein, with protein MRSQTLVKEVQQLTGRMTALSRFVSAGGENGHPYFQCLKRNSCFAWTDECETAFLKLKEYLAMPPVLCKPRAGVPLRLYIAVTEWAISFVLVQEQDQGIHQGASLRRFCPRALTRKCPLGSGVRITVDGSSNQQGSGAGIVLEGPNGVLIEQALRFAFKESNNQAEYEVLIAGMLLAKEMGAQSLLAKSDSQLITGKVTGEYQAKDPQMAAYLRYVEVLKGAFAAFELVHVPREQNARADLLAKLASSGKGGRQRTVIQEMLKTPRKFVADNRVDVLHISAARGKPKSHRFLIQDTTRTPRINTYAALPEEEKCVQVCALKEGDTWMTPYRRYIADGVLPVEPGEGKRIKKNSARYTLVDGVLFRHGFTHPILTCVSGDECTRIMSELHEGICGSHVGG; from the exons ATGAGGAGCCAAACTTTAGTGAAAGAGGTGCAGCAGTTGACTGGGCGGATGACAGCTCTATCAAggttcgtatctgctggaggtGAGAATGGCCACCCCTACTTtcagtgcctcaagaggaatagcTGTTTTGCGTGGACAGATGAGTGCGAAACAGcattcctcaagttgaaggagtacttggcgatgCCACCGGTGCTTTGCAAGCCACGGGCAGGCGTCCCTCTTCGATTGTACATTGCAGTAACAGAGTGGGCCATCAGCtttgtgttggtccaagagcaagACCAG GGGATCCATCAAGGGGCAAGTCTACGCAGATTTTGTCCTAGAGCTCTCACCAGGAAATGCCCCCTAGGAAGTGGAGTTAGGATCACAGTGGATGGATCCTCCAACCAACAGGGAAGTGGTGctggaatagtcttggaggggcctaatggggtgttgatcgagcaagcctTACGTTTCGCCTTCAAGGAAAGCAATAACCAAGCTGAGTACGAGGTGCTGATTgctggaatgctcttggccaaggaaatgggcgCTCAAAGTCTCTTGGCGAAGAGTGATTCCCAGTTGATTACAGGGAAAGTAACAGGGGAGTACCAAGCaaaggatccacagatggctGCGTACTTAAGGTACGTCGAAGTGTTAAAGGGAGCCTTCGCCGcttttgagctggtgcatgtcccaagggagcaaaatgccagagctgacctgctcgccaagctggccagctcaggcaaggggggaagacAGAGGACGGTCATCCAAGAGATGCTCAAAACGCCGCGAAAGTTTGTggcagacaacagggtggacgttCTTCACATTAGCGCAGCAAGAGGAAAGCCAAAGAGCCATCGCTTTTTGATTCAAGATACGACGAGAACACCCCGCATCAACACCTATGCGGCCTTGCCCGAAGAAGAAAAGTGTGTGCAAGTATGTGCCTTGAAGGAAGGCGACACGTGGATGACGCCTTATAGGCGATACATTGCAGATGGGGTTCTCCCAGTAGAGCCTGGAGAAGGAAAgaggataaagaagaactctgcAAGGTACACCCTTGTTGATGGAGTGCTATTTAGGCATGGGTTCACGCATCCAATTCTGACATGTgtgagtggcgacgagtgtacgaGGATCATGTCAGAGCTTCACGAGGGGATTTGCGGAAGCCACGTGGGGGGATGA